A window from Bacteroidales bacterium encodes these proteins:
- the lgt gene encoding prolipoprotein diacylglyceryl transferase, producing MLSLFIRWDVDPELISLENVPILGELSIRYYGLLFAAGFVFGYLIFMRIFKTEGISIEVLDRLTLYMVIGTVLGARLGHVFFYQPDYYLSNPHEILYIWHGGLASHGAAIGILIALYLFVRKEKKPYIWILDRISIAVALAGFFIRMGNLMNSEIYGIETDLPWGFIFLRNNEILPKHPTQIYEALAYLIIFLVLYQLYFKNKGKFRPGLLFSLFMILIFTARFFIEFLKEVQVPFEQGMTLNMGQWLSLPFIILGVVLLYRTMKLSPPPGEAKNKTPGYKKS from the coding sequence ATGTTATCGCTTTTTATAAGGTGGGATGTTGATCCCGAATTAATCAGTCTTGAAAATGTACCCATACTCGGGGAATTGTCCATCCGTTATTACGGGTTGCTCTTTGCAGCGGGGTTTGTATTCGGTTATCTGATTTTCATGAGAATTTTTAAAACCGAAGGCATTTCCATTGAGGTACTGGACAGGCTCACCCTTTACATGGTTATTGGAACAGTGTTGGGAGCGCGCCTGGGTCACGTTTTCTTTTATCAGCCCGATTACTATTTAAGCAATCCCCATGAAATACTATACATCTGGCATGGGGGGCTGGCAAGCCATGGAGCTGCCATTGGAATACTGATTGCCCTGTATCTGTTTGTAAGAAAAGAAAAGAAACCCTACATCTGGATACTTGACAGAATTTCCATTGCGGTGGCGCTGGCAGGATTTTTCATAAGAATGGGAAACTTAATGAATTCCGAAATATATGGTATAGAAACGGATCTTCCGTGGGGTTTCATCTTCCTCAGAAATAACGAAATTCTGCCCAAGCATCCTACCCAGATATACGAGGCCCTGGCTTATCTGATCATCTTTTTGGTCCTTTACCAATTGTATTTTAAAAATAAAGGCAAGTTCAGACCCGGACTTCTGTTCAGTCTCTTTATGATATTGATTTTTACTGCCCGGTTTTTCATTGAATTCCTCAAGGAAGTACAGGTACCGTTTGAACAAGGTATGACCTTAAATATGGGCCAATGGCTAAGCCTGCCTTTCATAATACTTGGCGTTGTTTTACTGTACCGGACCATGAAACTGAGCCCACCGCCGGGTGAAGCCAAAAACAAAACA